One segment of Streptomyces sp. NA02950 DNA contains the following:
- a CDS encoding branched-chain amino acid ABC transporter permease, which translates to MHELPQTLVNGLTLGALYGLIAIGYTMVYGIVQLINFAHGEIFMIGGFGALTIYIWLPSGTALSLALPLMLVGGVVASVGIATAAERFAYRPLRGGPRLAPLITAIGLSIALQQAVWAFYPDAKKPRSFPQFEGKSFELLDNLHIQRGDAFLLIAAPMCMLALGLFVSKSRAGRAMQATAQDPDTAKLMGINTDRIIVMAFAIGGAFAAVAALSHGLKYGQINFEMGFIAGLKAFTAAVLGGIGNIYGAMLGGVVLGIAEALAIKYIQDIPGMDQLGGGAWKDVWAFALLILVLLVRPQGLLGERVADRA; encoded by the coding sequence GTGCACGAACTGCCGCAAACGCTGGTCAACGGCCTGACCCTCGGTGCTCTCTACGGCTTGATCGCCATCGGGTACACCATGGTCTACGGCATCGTCCAGCTCATCAACTTCGCCCATGGCGAGATCTTCATGATCGGGGGCTTCGGCGCCCTCACCATCTACATCTGGCTGCCCAGCGGCACCGCGCTCTCCCTCGCCCTGCCACTGATGCTCGTGGGCGGTGTTGTCGCCTCGGTCGGCATCGCCACCGCAGCCGAACGTTTCGCCTACCGACCTCTGCGTGGCGGACCACGACTCGCTCCACTGATCACCGCGATCGGCCTGTCCATCGCGTTGCAGCAGGCCGTCTGGGCCTTCTACCCGGACGCCAAGAAGCCCCGCAGCTTCCCGCAGTTCGAGGGCAAGTCCTTTGAGCTCCTGGACAATCTGCACATCCAGCGAGGCGACGCGTTCCTGCTGATAGCCGCCCCGATGTGCATGCTCGCCCTGGGCCTGTTCGTCTCCAAGAGCCGGGCCGGCCGCGCCATGCAGGCCACCGCCCAGGACCCCGACACCGCCAAGCTGATGGGCATCAACACCGACCGCATCATCGTGATGGCCTTCGCCATCGGCGGTGCGTTCGCGGCCGTCGCCGCCCTCTCCCACGGGCTCAAGTACGGCCAGATCAACTTCGAGATGGGCTTCATCGCCGGTCTCAAGGCGTTCACCGCCGCCGTCCTCGGCGGCATCGGCAACATCTACGGCGCCATGCTCGGCGGTGTTGTCCTCGGCATCGCCGAGGCCCTGGCCATCAAGTACATCCAGGACATCCCCGGGATGGACCAGCTCGGCGGCGGTGCCTGGAAGGACGTCTGGGCGTTCGCCCTGCTCATCCTCGTCCTGCTGGTCAGACCACAGGGTCTGCTCGGCGAACGCGTAGCGGACCGGGCGTGA
- a CDS encoding branched-chain amino acid ABC transporter substrate-binding protein, translating into MTTAITAGALTLTACGSRDGKDSSGDKDKKTTVVIGVDAPLTGSLSALGQGIKNSVDLATRIANKNNEVEGVTFKVKSFDDQAVPSSGKQNATSMVDDEEILGMVGPLNSGVAQSMQGVFNKADLAQVSPANTNPALSQGDNWASGKKERPFQTYFRTATTDIIQGRFAAQYYYNDAKKRKVFVVDDKQAYGAGLAKIFAAEFKRLGGTVVGTDHLTVKETDFSGIASKVKSAKADSVYFGGQYPEGGLLSDQIKQAGADVPVMGGDGVYDPAFIKASGTSNDGDLATSVGYPVEQLDSAKTFVKNYQAQGYKDPYAAYGGYSYDAAWSIIQAVKQVAKDNDGELPDDARAKITEALGKVSFDGVTGKVSFDQYGDTTNKQLTVYEVKKGAWKSVKSATFKD; encoded by the coding sequence ATGACGACCGCGATCACTGCGGGAGCCCTCACCCTCACTGCCTGCGGGTCGCGCGACGGCAAAGACTCAAGCGGGGACAAGGACAAGAAGACGACCGTGGTCATCGGTGTCGATGCCCCGCTGACCGGTTCGCTGTCCGCCCTCGGCCAGGGCATCAAGAACTCCGTCGACCTCGCGACGCGGATAGCCAACAAGAACAACGAGGTGGAGGGCGTCACCTTCAAGGTCAAGTCCTTCGACGACCAGGCCGTGCCGTCCTCCGGCAAGCAGAACGCCACCTCGATGGTCGACGACGAGGAGATCCTCGGCATGGTCGGCCCGCTGAACTCGGGCGTCGCCCAGTCCATGCAGGGTGTCTTCAACAAGGCCGACCTCGCGCAGGTCTCCCCGGCCAACACCAACCCGGCGCTGAGCCAGGGTGACAACTGGGCCTCGGGCAAGAAGGAACGCCCCTTCCAGACCTACTTCCGCACCGCGACCACCGACATCATCCAGGGTCGCTTCGCCGCGCAGTACTACTACAACGACGCCAAGAAGCGGAAGGTCTTCGTCGTCGACGACAAGCAGGCGTACGGCGCCGGTCTTGCCAAGATCTTCGCCGCCGAGTTCAAGCGGCTGGGCGGCACGGTCGTCGGCACCGACCACCTGACCGTCAAGGAGACCGACTTCTCCGGTATCGCCAGCAAGGTCAAGTCCGCCAAGGCCGACTCGGTCTACTTCGGCGGCCAGTATCCCGAGGGCGGCCTCCTCTCCGACCAGATCAAGCAGGCCGGGGCGGACGTCCCGGTCATGGGCGGCGACGGCGTCTACGACCCCGCCTTCATCAAGGCGTCGGGCACCAGCAACGACGGTGACCTCGCCACCTCCGTCGGCTACCCGGTCGAGCAGCTCGACTCCGCCAAGACCTTCGTGAAGAACTACCAGGCCCAGGGCTACAAGGACCCGTACGCGGCCTACGGCGGCTACTCCTACGACGCCGCCTGGTCGATCATCCAGGCCGTCAAGCAGGTCGCCAAGGACAACGACGGCGAGCTCCCGGACGACGCACGCGCCAAGATCACCGAGGCGCTCGGCAAGGTCTCGTTCGACGGCGTCACCGGCAAGGTCTCCTTCGACCAGTACGGCGACACCACCAACAAGCAGCTCACCGTCTACGAGGTCAAGAAGGGCGCCTGGAAGTCCGTGAAGAGCGCCACCTTCAAGGACTGA
- a CDS encoding PaaI family thioesterase translates to MGEQSSVKFPQEVLDEYAALGVDLPALFSAGHLGTRMGVQVQEASAERVVGTMPVEGNTQPYGLLHGGASAVLAETLGSIGSMLHGGSGRIAVGVDLNCTHHRGVRSGLVTGVATPVHRGRSTATYEVVISDEQDRRVCTARLTCLLREVDEAGRSKTVTEIQEAKERAAQ, encoded by the coding sequence ATGGGCGAGCAGTCCAGCGTGAAGTTCCCGCAAGAGGTCCTCGACGAGTACGCGGCGCTCGGCGTCGACCTTCCCGCGCTGTTCTCCGCCGGTCACCTCGGCACCCGCATGGGCGTGCAGGTCCAGGAAGCCTCCGCCGAGCGTGTGGTGGGCACCATGCCCGTGGAGGGCAACACCCAGCCGTACGGTCTGCTGCACGGCGGCGCCTCCGCGGTGCTGGCCGAGACCCTCGGCTCGATCGGCTCGATGCTCCACGGGGGCAGTGGACGGATCGCGGTCGGGGTGGACCTCAACTGCACCCATCACCGCGGGGTCCGCTCCGGCCTGGTCACCGGGGTGGCGACCCCCGTCCACCGGGGCCGCTCCACCGCCACCTACGAGGTCGTGATCAGCGATGAGCAGGACCGCCGGGTGTGCACCGCCCGGCTCACCTGCCTGCTGCGCGAGGTCGACGAGGCCGGTCGGTCCAAGACCGTCACCGAGATCCAGGAGGCGAAGGAGCGCGCCGCGCAGTGA
- a CDS encoding FdhF/YdeP family oxidoreductase, whose protein sequence is MAAKPPAGDPVQDAPEVTPPPHAAVGLPAVGHSLRIAQQQMGVRRTALTLLRVNQKDGFDCPGCAWPEPDKRHKAEFCENGAKAVAEEATLRRVTPEFFAAHPVADLATRSGYWLGQQGRLTHPMYLPEGATSYEPVSWDRAFGIIAEELGALASPDEAVFYTSGRTSNEAAFLYQLFAREFGTNNLPDCSNMCHESSGSALTETLGVGKGSVLLDDLHRSDLIIVAGQNPGTNHPRMLAALEKAKANGAKIISINPLPEAGLERFKNPQTPRGLTRGVALTDLFLQIRLGGDQALFRLLNRLILETDGAVDEEFVREHTHGFEEFSAAARAADWDETLRATGLDRADIDRALDMVLASRRTIVCWAMGLTQHKHSVPTIQEVVNFLLLRGNVGRPGAGVCPVRGHSNVQGDRTMGIFERPAPAFLDALEREFGFAPPRAHGFDVVRAIRALRDGQAKVFFAMGGNFVAASPDTEVTEDAMRTARLTVHVSTKLNRSHVVTGARALILPTLGRTERDLQAGGPQFVTVEDSMGMVHASRGRLEPASPQLLSEPAIVARLARRVLGPGSRTPWEDFEKDYASIRDRIAAVIPGFEDFNTRVSNPSGFALPHAPRDTRTFPTATGKANFTAAPVEYPAAPEGRLLLQTLRSHDQYNTTIYGLDDRYRGIKNGRRVVLVHPEDARGLGLDDGSYADLISEWTDGSERRATGFRVVHYPTARGCAASYYPETNVLVPLDATADTSNTPASKSVVIRLERSDPA, encoded by the coding sequence ATGGCAGCCAAGCCGCCCGCAGGCGACCCGGTCCAGGACGCACCCGAGGTCACACCCCCGCCGCACGCCGCCGTCGGGCTGCCCGCCGTCGGCCACTCCCTGCGGATCGCCCAGCAGCAGATGGGCGTGCGCCGCACCGCTCTCACCCTCCTCCGGGTCAACCAGAAGGACGGCTTCGACTGTCCGGGGTGCGCCTGGCCCGAGCCGGACAAGCGGCACAAGGCCGAGTTCTGTGAGAACGGCGCGAAGGCCGTCGCCGAAGAGGCCACGCTGCGCCGGGTCACCCCCGAGTTCTTCGCCGCCCACCCGGTGGCCGACCTCGCCACCCGCAGCGGTTACTGGCTCGGTCAGCAGGGGCGGCTCACCCACCCCATGTATCTGCCCGAGGGCGCCACCTCCTACGAGCCGGTCTCCTGGGACCGTGCCTTCGGCATCATCGCCGAGGAACTGGGCGCCCTGGCCTCTCCCGACGAGGCCGTGTTCTACACCTCGGGCCGCACCAGCAACGAGGCGGCCTTCCTCTACCAGCTCTTCGCCCGCGAGTTCGGCACCAACAACCTGCCGGACTGCTCCAACATGTGCCACGAGTCCTCGGGCTCGGCGCTCACCGAGACCCTGGGAGTCGGCAAGGGCAGTGTGCTGCTCGACGACCTCCACAGGTCCGACCTGATCATCGTGGCCGGGCAGAACCCGGGCACCAACCATCCGCGGATGCTCGCCGCCCTGGAGAAGGCCAAGGCCAACGGCGCGAAGATCATCTCCATCAATCCGCTGCCCGAAGCGGGTCTGGAGCGGTTCAAGAACCCGCAGACCCCGCGCGGTCTCACCCGTGGCGTCGCGCTCACCGATCTCTTCCTCCAGATCAGGCTGGGCGGTGACCAGGCCCTCTTCCGGCTGCTCAACCGGCTGATCCTGGAGACCGACGGCGCGGTGGACGAGGAGTTCGTCCGCGAGCACACCCATGGCTTCGAGGAGTTCAGCGCGGCGGCCCGCGCCGCCGACTGGGACGAGACGCTGCGCGCCACCGGCCTGGACCGGGCCGATATCGACCGCGCGCTGGACATGGTCCTCGCCTCCCGGCGCACCATCGTCTGCTGGGCGATGGGGCTCACCCAGCACAAGCACTCGGTGCCCACCATCCAGGAAGTGGTCAACTTCCTGCTGCTGCGGGGGAACGTCGGCCGTCCCGGCGCCGGGGTGTGCCCGGTGCGCGGCCACAGCAATGTGCAGGGCGACCGCACCATGGGGATCTTCGAGCGGCCCGCCCCGGCCTTCCTGGACGCCCTGGAGCGCGAGTTCGGCTTCGCGCCGCCGCGTGCGCACGGCTTCGACGTGGTCCGCGCCATCCGCGCCCTGCGGGACGGCCAGGCCAAGGTCTTCTTCGCCATGGGCGGCAACTTCGTGGCGGCCTCGCCCGACACCGAGGTCACCGAGGACGCGATGCGCACCGCGCGGCTGACCGTCCACGTCTCCACCAAGCTCAACCGCTCGCACGTGGTCACCGGCGCCCGGGCACTGATCCTGCCCACCCTCGGCCGCACCGAGCGGGACCTCCAGGCCGGCGGTCCGCAGTTCGTCACCGTCGAGGACTCCATGGGCATGGTGCACGCCTCGCGCGGGCGCCTTGAGCCCGCGAGCCCCCAGCTGCTCTCCGAGCCCGCGATCGTCGCCCGGCTGGCCCGCCGGGTGCTGGGGCCCGGCAGCCGCACCCCCTGGGAGGATTTCGAGAAGGACTACGCGTCGATCCGGGACCGCATCGCCGCCGTGATCCCCGGTTTCGAGGACTTCAACACCAGGGTGAGCAACCCCTCCGGTTTCGCCCTGCCGCACGCCCCGCGCGACACCCGCACCTTCCCCACCGCCACCGGCAAGGCCAACTTCACCGCCGCCCCGGTGGAGTACCCGGCGGCGCCCGAGGGCCGTCTGCTGCTCCAGACCCTCCGCTCCCACGATCAGTACAACACCACGATCTACGGCCTGGACGACCGCTACCGCGGGATCAAGAACGGCCGCCGGGTGGTGCTGGTCCACCCCGAGGACGCCCGGGGGCTGGGGCTCGACGACGGCTCCTACGCCGATCTGATCAGCGAGTGGACCGACGGCAGCGAGCGGCGTGCCACCGGCTTCCGCGTGGTCCACTACCCGACCGCGCGCGGCTGCGCCGCCTCCTACTACCCGGAGACCAATGTCCTGGTGCCGCTGGACGCCACCGCCGACACCAGCAACACCCCCGCCAGCAAGTCGGTGGTGATCCGCCTGGAACGGAGCGACCCGGCCTAA
- the polA gene encoding DNA polymerase I, whose product MAEKASKKTAAPAPDRTGEDRPRLLLLDGHSLAYRAFFALPAENFNTTTGQTTNAIYGFTSMLANTLRDERPTHLAVAFDVSRKTWRSEQFTDYKANRSKTPDEFKGQVELIGELLDAMSVIRFAIDGFEADDVIATLATQAEAEGFEVLIVTGDRDTFQLVSDHVTVLYPTKGVSELTRFTPEKVQEKYGLTPRQYPDFAALRGDPSDNLPGIPGVGEKTAAKWINQFGSFQELVDRVEEVKGKVGEKLREHLEAVKLNRQLTELVRDVELGTGPDGLKRAPYNREALSVILDALEFRHQNFRDRLMAVDPGAAEEEPVAAGPGVEVEGVTLGEGELAPWLAIHGGAALGLATVDSWALGSGSVSEIALATAGGPAVCFDPARLDEADERAFAGWLADTGRPKVMHNAKGIMRVFAEHGWSVAGVTMDTALAAYLVKPGRRSFELDALSVEYLGRELSPASAAESGQLAFGTDEEAEQDALMIKARTILDLGEAFGDRLEAVGAAGLLHDVELPTSELLARMERAGIAADRAWLDRMEEQFAAAVQQAVQEAHAAVGHEFNLGSPKQLQEVLFGELGLPKTKKTKTGYTTDADALAWLAAQTDHELPVIMLRHREQARLRSTVEGLIKTIAPGGRIHTSFNQTVAATGRLSSTDPNLQNIPVRTDEGRAIRRGFVVGDGFESLMTADYSQIELRVMAHLSEDEGLIEAFTSGEDLHTTVASQVFGVAKSEVDPEMRRKIKAMSYGLAYGLSAFGLSQQLGITPDEARKLMENFFERFGGVRDYLQRVVEEARATGYTETMLGRRRYLPDLTSDNRQRREMAERMALNAPIQGTAADIVKIAMLKVDAALTKEKLSSRMLLQVHDEIVLEVAPGERERVEELVRREMADAFQLRAPLDVSVGSGADWESAAH is encoded by the coding sequence GTGGCAGAGAAAGCATCGAAGAAGACCGCAGCGCCCGCGCCCGACCGCACGGGGGAGGACCGTCCCCGCCTGCTCCTGCTGGACGGGCATTCCCTGGCATACCGGGCATTCTTCGCGCTGCCGGCGGAGAACTTCAACACGACCACCGGCCAGACCACCAACGCGATCTACGGCTTCACCTCGATGCTGGCGAACACGCTCCGTGATGAGCGGCCTACGCACCTGGCGGTGGCGTTCGACGTCTCGCGCAAGACCTGGCGCTCCGAGCAGTTCACCGACTACAAGGCGAACCGCTCCAAGACCCCGGATGAGTTCAAGGGCCAGGTCGAGCTGATCGGCGAGCTGCTCGACGCCATGAGCGTCATCCGCTTCGCGATCGACGGTTTCGAGGCCGACGACGTGATCGCCACCCTTGCCACCCAGGCCGAGGCCGAGGGGTTCGAGGTGCTGATCGTCACCGGCGACCGCGACACCTTCCAACTGGTCAGTGACCATGTCACCGTGCTCTACCCGACCAAGGGCGTCTCCGAGCTGACCCGCTTCACCCCGGAGAAGGTCCAGGAGAAGTACGGCCTCACCCCGCGCCAGTACCCGGACTTCGCGGCGCTGCGCGGCGACCCGTCGGACAACCTCCCCGGTATCCCGGGCGTCGGCGAGAAGACCGCCGCGAAGTGGATCAACCAGTTCGGCTCCTTCCAGGAGCTGGTGGACCGGGTCGAGGAGGTCAAGGGGAAGGTCGGCGAGAAGCTCCGCGAGCATCTGGAGGCCGTCAAGCTCAACCGGCAGCTCACCGAGCTGGTGCGGGATGTGGAGCTGGGCACCGGCCCGGACGGTCTCAAGCGCGCTCCGTACAACAGGGAAGCGCTCTCGGTGATCCTGGACGCCCTGGAGTTCCGCCACCAGAACTTCCGCGACCGCCTCATGGCCGTCGACCCCGGCGCCGCCGAGGAGGAGCCGGTGGCCGCGGGCCCCGGTGTCGAGGTCGAGGGAGTCACGCTGGGCGAGGGCGAACTCGCCCCCTGGCTCGCGATCCACGGCGGTGCGGCGCTGGGCCTGGCCACCGTCGACAGCTGGGCCCTGGGCAGCGGCAGTGTCAGTGAGATCGCGCTGGCCACCGCCGGGGGACCGGCCGTCTGTTTCGACCCCGCGCGGCTGGACGAGGCCGATGAGCGGGCCTTCGCCGGCTGGCTCGCCGACACCGGCCGCCCCAAGGTCATGCACAACGCCAAGGGGATCATGCGGGTCTTCGCCGAGCACGGCTGGTCCGTCGCGGGCGTCACCATGGACACCGCCCTGGCCGCCTATCTGGTCAAGCCCGGCCGCCGTTCCTTCGAGCTGGACGCGCTGTCGGTGGAGTACCTGGGCCGTGAGCTGTCCCCGGCCTCCGCCGCGGAGAGCGGACAGCTCGCCTTCGGCACCGACGAAGAGGCCGAGCAGGACGCCCTGATGATCAAGGCGCGGACCATCCTCGACCTCGGCGAGGCGTTCGGCGACCGGCTCGAGGCCGTCGGCGCCGCCGGGCTGCTGCACGATGTGGAGCTGCCCACCTCCGAGCTGCTGGCCCGGATGGAGCGTGCGGGCATCGCCGCCGACCGCGCCTGGCTGGACCGCATGGAGGAGCAGTTCGCGGCCGCCGTGCAGCAGGCCGTGCAGGAGGCCCATGCCGCGGTGGGCCATGAGTTCAACCTCGGCTCGCCCAAGCAGCTCCAGGAAGTGCTCTTCGGCGAGCTGGGCCTGCCCAAGACCAAGAAGACCAAGACCGGTTACACCACGGACGCCGACGCGCTCGCCTGGCTCGCCGCGCAGACCGACCACGAGCTCCCGGTGATCATGCTGCGCCACCGTGAGCAGGCCCGGCTGCGTTCCACCGTCGAGGGGCTGATCAAGACCATCGCGCCCGGCGGCCGGATCCACACCAGCTTCAACCAGACGGTGGCCGCCACCGGCCGGCTGTCCTCCACCGACCCCAACCTCCAGAACATCCCGGTGCGCACCGACGAGGGCCGGGCCATCCGGCGCGGCTTTGTGGTCGGCGACGGCTTCGAGTCGCTGATGACGGCCGACTACAGCCAGATCGAGCTGCGCGTCATGGCCCATCTCTCCGAGGACGAGGGCCTGATCGAGGCGTTCACCTCCGGTGAGGACCTGCACACCACCGTCGCCTCCCAGGTCTTCGGCGTCGCCAAGTCCGAGGTGGACCCGGAGATGCGCCGCAAGATCAAGGCGATGTCCTACGGTCTGGCGTACGGTCTGTCGGCGTTCGGCCTCTCCCAGCAGCTGGGCATCACCCCGGATGAGGCCCGCAAGCTGATGGAGAACTTCTTCGAGCGGTTCGGCGGGGTGCGCGACTATCTCCAGCGGGTCGTGGAGGAGGCGCGGGCCACCGGCTACACCGAGACCATGCTCGGCCGCCGCCGCTATCTGCCCGACCTCACCAGCGACAACCGTCAGCGCCGCGAGATGGCCGAGCGGATGGCGCTCAACGCCCCGATCCAGGGGACCGCCGCCGACATCGTGAAGATCGCGATGCTCAAGGTGGACGCGGCGTTGACGAAGGAGAAACTCTCGTCGCGGATGCTGTTGCAGGTCCACGACGAAATCGTGCTCGAGGTCGCGCCCGGTGAGCGGGAGCGGGTCGAGGAGCTGGTGCGCCGTGAGATGGCGGACGCCTTCCAACTCCGGGCTCCGCTGGATGTATCGGTCGGTTCCGGTGCGGACTGGGAGTCGGCCGCTCACTGA
- a CDS encoding lytic transglycosylase domain-containing protein: MAPLISRRLRKGAATTAVAAAAMAALTASQAPGFASTSDGDRDRNRERQASESPAVDDTPIDGGSSYHTDLPPLKTPDKPGSSADLPGIPGGGAKAEAGIPATVLAAYKKAEAALKESRPGCNLPWQLLAAIGKVESGQARGGNVDAEGTTPSPILGPVLNGKGFAMIKDTDNGAFDGDSGHDRAVGPMQFIPSTWANWGRDGNGDGDRDPNNIYDAALAAGHYLCASGRDLSSERSLHQAILGYNHSQEYLNTVLSWFEYYKSGTHEVPDGTGVLPSDNRSGGSGPGTGGKGSHKGHGGGKGHGGKGHGGKGHGGKDTGKDPGRPHTLPKPDPDPDSTPKPPSHGGETPGPPSPKPPTTPAPSRPTALASVGAKELSATAGTEFAQPPRVRAVDAKGKPVAKAKILYEIRGETGARFLGLVKSAVVLTRSDGTATAPKLTAGEQTGSFTVRATADGGKLTPVEFKATVKARPAPRADVLARIGDKALKAETGGAFADPLTVKATYKGKVAAGVPVTATMVTADPKKPVQNDKGPYFLDEKGKPVRTLTGLKTNALGQLTLPKILADEHTGTYLLRLTTADGAVLTVELTVTQAAAS; encoded by the coding sequence ATGGCACCGCTTATCAGCCGGCGACTGCGCAAGGGGGCGGCCACGACGGCGGTGGCGGCGGCCGCGATGGCCGCCCTCACCGCCTCACAGGCACCGGGATTCGCCAGCACGTCGGACGGCGACCGGGACCGCAACCGGGAGCGGCAGGCGAGCGAATCACCGGCGGTGGACGACACCCCCATTGACGGCGGTTCGTCGTACCACACCGATCTGCCGCCCCTGAAGACGCCCGACAAACCGGGGTCGTCGGCCGATCTGCCCGGTATCCCCGGCGGGGGTGCCAAGGCCGAGGCGGGTATCCCCGCGACCGTCCTCGCCGCGTACAAGAAGGCGGAAGCCGCCCTCAAGGAGTCCCGCCCCGGCTGCAATCTGCCCTGGCAGCTGCTGGCCGCGATCGGCAAGGTCGAGTCCGGCCAGGCCCGCGGCGGCAATGTGGACGCTGAGGGCACCACCCCCAGCCCCATCCTCGGCCCGGTGCTCAACGGCAAGGGCTTCGCCATGATCAAGGACACCGACAACGGTGCCTTCGACGGGGACTCCGGCCATGACCGGGCCGTCGGTCCCATGCAGTTCATCCCGTCCACCTGGGCCAACTGGGGCCGGGACGGCAATGGCGACGGCGACCGCGACCCCAACAACATCTACGACGCGGCCCTCGCCGCCGGACACTACCTGTGCGCGAGCGGCCGGGACCTGTCCTCCGAGCGCTCTCTGCACCAGGCGATCCTGGGCTACAACCACTCGCAGGAGTATCTGAACACGGTCCTGTCGTGGTTCGAGTACTACAAGAGCGGCACCCACGAGGTCCCCGACGGCACCGGAGTGCTGCCCTCCGACAACCGCTCGGGCGGCTCCGGACCGGGCACCGGCGGCAAGGGCTCGCACAAGGGCCACGGCGGTGGAAAGGGCCACGGAGGGAAGGGCCACGGTGGAAAGGGCCACGGAGGGAAGGACACGGGCAAGGACCCCGGCCGTCCGCACACCCTCCCCAAGCCCGACCCCGACCCCGACTCCACCCCCAAGCCCCCCTCGCACGGCGGCGAGACGCCCGGCCCCCCCTCACCGAAGCCGCCCACGACTCCCGCACCCAGCCGGCCCACCGCCCTTGCCTCCGTCGGCGCGAAGGAACTGTCCGCCACCGCGGGCACCGAGTTCGCCCAGCCGCCCCGCGTCCGCGCGGTGGACGCCAAGGGCAAGCCGGTGGCCAAGGCGAAGATCCTGTACGAGATCCGCGGGGAGACCGGCGCGCGCTTCCTCGGTCTGGTCAAGTCCGCCGTGGTGCTCACCCGTTCCGACGGCACCGCCACCGCGCCCAAGCTCACCGCGGGCGAGCAGACCGGCTCCTTCACCGTGCGCGCCACGGCCGACGGCGGCAAGCTCACCCCGGTGGAGTTCAAGGCCACCGTCAAGGCCCGCCCCGCCCCGCGGGCCGATGTGCTGGCCCGGATCGGCGACAAGGCCCTCAAGGCCGAGACCGGCGGCGCCTTCGCCGACCCGCTCACCGTCAAGGCCACCTACAAGGGCAAGGTGGCGGCGGGTGTCCCGGTCACCGCGACCATGGTCACCGCCGATCCCAAGAAGCCCGTGCAGAACGACAAGGGCCCGTACTTCCTGGACGAGAAGGGCAAGCCGGTCCGCACCCTGACCGGTCTGAAGACCAACGCCCTGGGGCAGCTCACCCTGCCGAAGATCCTCGCCGACGAGCACACGGGCACCTATCTGCTCCGGCTGACCACGGCCGACGGCGCCGTGCTCACCGTGGAGCTGACGGTCACCCAGGCCGCCGCCTCCTGA
- a CDS encoding SPW_0924 family protein → MRALAAAAIGLTAALALVLTISAIGAPSGTTSPEPLLTTVPEHP, encoded by the coding sequence ATGCGTGCCCTCGCCGCCGCCGCGATCGGGCTCACCGCCGCCCTCGCGCTCGTCCTCACCATCTCCGCCATCGGCGCCCCCAGCGGCACGACCTCCCCCGAGCCCCTGCTCACCACCGTCCCCGAACACCCCTGA
- a CDS encoding DUF3068 domain-containing protein, translating into MRRTTSLVLLAFAVFCAALSPLLRWYAFPRLAKIPPDEYQTAVLEAAPATLLDYGTMKPRTVPRVSIVQTLRGNVAVAEEVGRTTGRDVVVWDALSYIEGPDGKMVSRIPERYVFDAHSQDPVHSGGEHVDGDAVRRDGIEFKWPFLTEKRDYRYFDAQTRTSAPIHYKGARTFRGLEVYYFEQTVPWTKVPLPKTMPVDGVTPETVRQAGTSRWYTTKRMFWVEPTTGAPVNGEEIHREELRGGTLLGDREKVTVFSGHVKMREDYVEHTVDLVSSQRQLILLLTSYLPWGLLTLGTGLFALALWMEARVRRPRPAAAAGTAAAEPVVSGSS; encoded by the coding sequence ATGCGCCGCACGACCAGCCTGGTGCTGCTCGCCTTCGCCGTGTTCTGCGCCGCCCTCTCACCGCTGCTGCGCTGGTACGCGTTCCCCCGGCTGGCCAAGATCCCGCCCGACGAGTACCAGACGGCCGTACTCGAAGCCGCCCCCGCCACCCTCCTCGACTACGGGACCATGAAGCCCCGCACGGTCCCCAGGGTCAGCATCGTGCAGACCCTGCGCGGAAACGTGGCGGTCGCCGAGGAGGTCGGCAGGACCACCGGCCGCGATGTGGTGGTCTGGGACGCGCTGTCGTACATCGAGGGGCCCGACGGGAAGATGGTCTCCCGGATCCCCGAACGCTATGTCTTCGACGCCCACTCCCAGGACCCGGTGCACTCCGGCGGTGAACACGTCGACGGGGACGCGGTGCGCCGCGACGGCATCGAGTTCAAATGGCCGTTCCTCACCGAGAAGCGCGACTACCGCTACTTCGACGCCCAGACCCGCACGTCCGCCCCCATCCACTACAAGGGCGCCCGCACCTTCCGCGGGCTGGAGGTCTACTACTTCGAGCAGACCGTCCCCTGGACCAAGGTGCCGCTGCCCAAGACCATGCCGGTCGACGGCGTCACCCCCGAGACCGTGCGTCAGGCCGGCACCTCCCGCTGGTACACCACCAAGCGCATGTTCTGGGTCGAGCCCACCACCGGCGCGCCCGTCAACGGTGAGGAGATCCACCGCGAGGAGCTGCGCGGCGGCACCCTGCTCGGCGACCGGGAGAAGGTGACCGTCTTCTCCGGCCATGTGAAGATGCGCGAGGACTACGTCGAGCACACCGTGGACCTGGTCTCCTCCCAGCGGCAGCTGATCCTCCTGCTCACCAGCTATCTGCCGTGGGGTCTGCTCACCCTCGGAACCGGGCTGTTCGCCCTCGCGCTGTGGATGGAGGCCCGCGTCCGCCGCCCGCGACCGGCCGCCGCGGCCGGAACCGCGGCGGCCGAGCCGGTTGTCAGTGGCTCCTCGTAG